A genomic window from Cupriavidus basilensis includes:
- a CDS encoding response regulator transcription factor, translating into MRVAVLEDNPARAILLEQTLRLSGHEAVRFREGGALMQALRNEPYALLLMAWEVPGIPARDVLLWIRRTLGDALPVMLLSQHNDDDHVARCFAHGADAFLPPPVRHAELAARVDALLRRMAPVAQACGDLELGAYRFVLAERRAFVNGRLVKLAPKEYALAVLLFRHAGQLLLRQTIEESVWHRSMPSASRTVDSHLSRVRTKLALEPRNGVRLSAVYATGCRLDLIEQP; encoded by the coding sequence ATGCGAGTCGCAGTACTGGAGGACAACCCGGCGCGAGCCATCCTGCTGGAACAGACGCTCAGGCTCAGCGGCCATGAGGCAGTGCGCTTTCGCGAAGGGGGCGCGCTGATGCAGGCGCTGCGCAACGAGCCATACGCGCTGCTGCTGATGGCCTGGGAGGTTCCCGGCATCCCGGCGCGCGACGTCTTGCTGTGGATACGCCGTACCCTCGGCGATGCGTTGCCGGTCATGCTGCTGAGCCAGCACAACGACGACGACCACGTCGCCCGGTGCTTCGCCCATGGCGCGGATGCTTTCCTGCCACCGCCGGTGCGCCACGCCGAGCTGGCCGCGCGCGTCGATGCGCTGCTGCGGCGCATGGCGCCGGTAGCGCAGGCCTGCGGCGACCTTGAGCTGGGCGCGTACCGCTTTGTGCTGGCCGAGCGGCGCGCCTTCGTCAACGGCCGCCTGGTCAAGCTGGCGCCCAAGGAGTACGCGCTGGCGGTCTTGCTGTTTCGCCATGCCGGACAGTTGCTGCTGCGCCAGACCATCGAGGAATCGGTCTGGCACCGCAGCATGCCGTCCGCGTCGCGCACGGTGGACAGCCACCTGTCGCGCGTGCGCACCAAGCTGGCGCTGGAGCCGCGCAATGGCGTGCGCCTGTCGGCGGTGTATGCCACCGGCTGCCGGCTGGACCTGATCGAGCAGCCGTGA
- a CDS encoding porin — protein MKKSALTLALGTLLAGSAYAQSSSVTLYGIADVSIRYTNNSNKANDSQFQMTDGAVTQSRWGLKGSEALGNNLKAIFQLESGYSLDNGSMNSSGVLFNRQAYVGLAGDFGTVKLGRQYTEGFNFFGDFDPLTIGNYQANAWPFFLTQFRANNVVSYGGKFSGLDVGASYGFGEQPGSLTKASSTGKPYFGARAAYTVGPFGFGGVYQEIRDTFGNKQQMWGAAGKYSIGPAKVFVGYVGGKDKTGQIDTNFMNVAGNPVPVGGNAVNNPRKDALGYVGLTYQATPALALTGVFYGDHIKNKNGLTNNAGNRYTGVLLAEYSLSKRTQVYGTVDYNKVTGGVTTELPGKNNQTGAAVGIRHIF, from the coding sequence ATGAAGAAATCAGCCCTGACCCTCGCACTTGGTACGCTGCTGGCCGGCAGCGCCTACGCACAATCGTCGTCCGTGACCCTGTACGGTATTGCAGACGTGAGCATTCGCTACACGAACAATTCCAACAAGGCCAACGACAGCCAGTTCCAGATGACCGACGGCGCTGTGACGCAAAGCCGTTGGGGCCTGAAGGGCAGCGAAGCCCTCGGCAACAACCTGAAGGCGATCTTCCAGCTGGAAAGCGGCTACAGCCTCGACAACGGCTCGATGAATTCGTCGGGCGTGCTGTTCAATCGTCAGGCTTATGTGGGTCTGGCAGGCGATTTCGGCACCGTCAAGCTGGGCCGTCAGTACACCGAAGGGTTTAACTTCTTCGGCGACTTCGATCCGCTGACCATCGGTAACTACCAAGCCAACGCCTGGCCGTTCTTCCTGACCCAGTTCCGCGCCAACAACGTCGTGAGCTACGGCGGCAAGTTCAGCGGCCTGGACGTGGGTGCCAGCTATGGCTTCGGTGAGCAGCCGGGCAGCCTGACCAAGGCCAGCTCCACCGGCAAGCCGTACTTCGGCGCCCGTGCAGCCTATACGGTTGGTCCGTTCGGCTTCGGCGGCGTGTACCAGGAAATCCGCGACACCTTCGGCAACAAGCAGCAAATGTGGGGCGCGGCTGGCAAGTACTCCATCGGCCCGGCGAAGGTATTCGTGGGTTATGTCGGCGGCAAGGACAAGACCGGCCAGATCGACACCAACTTCATGAACGTTGCCGGCAACCCGGTTCCGGTCGGTGGCAACGCTGTGAACAACCCCCGCAAGGACGCCCTCGGCTACGTGGGCCTGACCTATCAGGCAACCCCGGCCCTGGCGCTGACCGGCGTGTTCTACGGCGACCACATCAAGAACAAGAATGGCCTGACCAACAACGCTGGCAATCGCTACACCGGCGTGCTGCTGGCCGAGTACTCGCTGTCCAAGCGCACCCAGGTCTACGGCACCGTGGACTACAACAAGGTGACTGGCGGCGTGACGACCGAACTGCCGGGCAAGAACAACCAGACCGGTGCGGCAGTCGGTATTCGCCACATTTTCTGA
- a CDS encoding EamA family transporter, whose protein sequence is MKPAPQRDPRPVSPARRAARPSSSSSTPAPQVQVRTADVLLTASAPLIWGSTYLVTSQWLPPGQPLLSGVIRALPAGLAMLAWGRQLPRGGWWWKAAVLGVLNIGLFQAMLFIAAYRLPGGVAATVGAIQPLLVAVLAWLLLGARPRPATWLAGLGGIGGVALLVLGPAARLDGVGVAAAAAGAVSMALGTVLAKRWRAPVSPLVLTAWQLTAGALFLLPFALAFETLPARLTVPNVLGYLWLCVAGAGVSYALWFRGIGRLPTAAVSALGLLSPVSATALGFLVLGQRLSPAQMAGALLVLASVWLGQRAPKAAPAAAGGAGASDASDKAHGPLAPRQG, encoded by the coding sequence ATGAAACCCGCCCCTCAGCGCGACCCCCGGCCCGTCTCGCCAGCGCGGCGCGCGGCGCGCCCATCCTCGTCGTCTTCCACGCCTGCCCCGCAGGTTCAGGTACGCACGGCGGATGTCCTGCTGACCGCTTCGGCGCCCCTGATCTGGGGCAGCACCTACCTGGTCACCAGCCAGTGGCTGCCGCCGGGACAGCCGCTGCTGTCCGGCGTGATCCGCGCGCTGCCGGCCGGCCTGGCGATGCTGGCGTGGGGCCGGCAACTGCCGCGCGGCGGCTGGTGGTGGAAGGCGGCGGTGCTGGGTGTGCTCAATATTGGCCTGTTCCAGGCCATGCTGTTTATCGCCGCCTACCGGCTGCCGGGCGGCGTGGCGGCCACCGTGGGCGCGATCCAGCCGTTGCTGGTGGCGGTGCTGGCGTGGCTGCTGCTGGGCGCGCGGCCGCGTCCGGCGACGTGGCTGGCCGGGCTGGGGGGCATCGGCGGCGTGGCCTTGCTGGTGCTGGGACCCGCCGCGCGGCTGGACGGCGTGGGCGTGGCGGCCGCGGCGGCCGGCGCGGTGTCGATGGCGCTGGGCACGGTGCTCGCCAAACGCTGGCGGGCACCGGTCTCGCCGCTGGTGCTCACCGCGTGGCAGCTCACCGCGGGCGCCTTGTTCCTGCTGCCGTTTGCGCTGGCCTTCGAGACCCTGCCGGCGCGGCTGACGGTGCCCAACGTGCTCGGCTACCTGTGGCTGTGCGTGGCCGGTGCCGGCGTGAGCTATGCGCTCTGGTTCCGTGGCATCGGCCGCTTGCCGACTGCGGCGGTGTCCGCGCTGGGCCTGCTCAGCCCCGTTAGCGCCACCGCGCTGGGCTTCCTGGTACTCGGCCAGCGCCTGAGCCCGGCGCAGATGGCCGGTGCGCTGCTGGTGCTGGCCAGCGTGTGGCTCGGGCAGCGCGCGCCGAAGGCGGCACCGGCCGCAGCCGGAGGCGCCGGGGCCTCAGATGCCTCAGATAAGGCGCATGGGCCGTTGGCACCGCGGCAAGGGTGA
- a CDS encoding MarR family winged helix-turn-helix transcriptional regulator, producing the protein MATRGKPKASSATAPSPKAGNGEAPEGGGDRVDHILAQWARERPDLDAAPMGIIGRVWRLARHTDRAVESALAPTGLNTWEFDVLATLRRSGPPYAMSPGALIDSLMITSGTMTNRIDHLERAGLVRRSPNPDDRRGLLIELTQPGRVRIDHALEVHVANEHRLLERLSAAERRQLASLLRRWLQGFETAGE; encoded by the coding sequence ATGGCTACCCGCGGCAAACCCAAGGCAAGCAGCGCGACGGCGCCCTCCCCGAAAGCCGGCAACGGCGAGGCCCCCGAAGGCGGGGGCGATCGGGTCGACCATATCCTGGCCCAGTGGGCGCGCGAGCGCCCGGACCTGGACGCCGCGCCGATGGGCATCATCGGCCGGGTGTGGCGCCTGGCGCGCCATACTGACCGCGCGGTGGAGTCCGCGCTGGCGCCGACCGGACTGAATACCTGGGAGTTCGACGTGCTGGCCACGCTGCGCCGCTCTGGCCCGCCTTATGCGATGTCGCCGGGCGCGCTGATCGATTCGCTGATGATCACCTCAGGCACCATGACCAACCGGATCGACCATCTGGAGCGCGCCGGGCTGGTGCGCCGCAGCCCCAACCCGGATGACCGGCGCGGGCTGCTGATCGAGCTGACCCAGCCAGGCCGCGTGCGCATCGACCACGCGCTGGAAGTACACGTGGCCAATGAGCATCGCTTGCTGGAGCGGCTCTCGGCCGCCGAGCGCAGGCAGCTGGCAAGCCTGTTGCGGCGCTGGCTGCAGGGCTTCGAGACGGCCGGCGAATGA
- a CDS encoding magnesium and cobalt transport protein CorA: MGAIVNSVAYRSGKRVGDVALDQISDAISVPGTFVWLGLHEPDLPLLRKVQQEFGLHDLAVEDALDAHQRPKLETYGDSIFIVLNTAQLVNDEVVVGETHLFVGPNYVVSVRHGVSSSYAPVRERCESDARAMANGPGYVLYALMDFVVDHYMPIVTRLEDGFEQLEQGIFRDEFDRAAIEHLYHIKRQVLRLRNAVYPIEEICGQLIRLHEDLVPRELRAYFRDIEDHASRLVRTLDVVREMLTTAVQVNLALVTVGQNEVVKRLAGWGAILAIPTVVFSLYGMNFNFMPELKFHYAYPTVIGVTALACGGLWRKLHKSGWI; the protein is encoded by the coding sequence ATGGGCGCGATCGTCAACAGTGTGGCCTACCGCAGCGGCAAGCGCGTGGGTGATGTCGCCCTGGACCAGATCAGTGACGCAATCTCGGTCCCCGGCACCTTCGTCTGGCTGGGCTTGCACGAACCGGACCTGCCGCTGCTGCGCAAGGTGCAGCAGGAATTTGGCCTGCATGACCTGGCGGTGGAGGATGCCCTTGATGCCCACCAGCGTCCCAAGCTGGAGACCTACGGCGACTCCATCTTCATCGTGCTGAACACCGCACAGCTGGTGAACGACGAAGTGGTGGTCGGCGAGACCCACCTGTTCGTCGGCCCCAACTATGTGGTGTCGGTCCGTCACGGTGTGAGCAGCAGCTACGCCCCGGTGCGCGAGCGCTGCGAGAGCGACGCGCGCGCGATGGCCAACGGCCCGGGCTACGTGCTCTACGCGCTGATGGATTTCGTGGTCGACCACTACATGCCCATCGTCACCCGGCTCGAGGATGGCTTCGAGCAGCTCGAGCAGGGCATCTTCCGCGACGAGTTCGACCGTGCCGCGATCGAGCACCTGTACCACATCAAGCGCCAGGTGCTGCGCCTGCGCAATGCGGTCTACCCGATCGAGGAGATCTGCGGGCAACTGATCCGGCTGCACGAGGACCTGGTGCCCAGGGAGCTGCGCGCGTATTTCCGCGACATCGAGGACCATGCCAGCCGCCTGGTGCGCACCCTGGACGTGGTGCGCGAGATGCTGACCACCGCGGTGCAGGTGAACCTGGCGCTGGTCACGGTGGGACAGAACGAAGTGGTCAAGCGCCTGGCCGGCTGGGGTGCCATCCTGGCGATTCCCACCGTGGTGTTCAGCCTGTACGGCATGAACTTCAACTTCATGCCGGAGCTGAAATTCCACTATGCGTATCCGACCGTGATCGGGGTGACCGCGCTGGCCTGCGGCGGGCTCTGGCGCAAACTGCACAAGTCCGGCTGGATCTGA
- a CDS encoding Bug family tripartite tricarboxylate transporter substrate binding protein, producing the protein MSVSHRIPPLAAASVFAAALTSPLANAADAASAAGAAGAYPARPIRLIVAYPTGGISDTVARALGERLSAQMGASVVVENKAGAGGSIGIDAVAKAAPDGYTLGFASTSPLTLNPHVGRVNYDPQRDIAPVMSVMYSPVLVIATSSFGGKSFQDLLAQAKAKPGSVRWATSGLGTVGHVMLEQVRSKAKADLTLIPYKGAGQQMNDALGGQFEVMSTNASPMLTQHMQAGRLRALAVGAPKRIASLPNVPTFAELGYPKANLTSTFGIFAPAHTPVAIITRLNAELNKALQEPEVRERLLKGGEVPTGGTAAQFAKAIHAEYDDNARIVKEAGIKAD; encoded by the coding sequence ATGTCCGTTTCCCACCGAATTCCCCCGCTGGCTGCTGCCTCCGTGTTTGCGGCCGCCCTGACGAGCCCGCTCGCCAATGCCGCTGACGCTGCCAGCGCCGCTGGTGCCGCTGGGGCATATCCAGCGCGCCCGATCCGGCTGATCGTGGCCTATCCCACCGGCGGCATCAGCGATACCGTGGCGCGCGCGCTCGGCGAGCGCCTGTCGGCCCAGATGGGTGCCTCGGTGGTGGTGGAAAACAAGGCCGGCGCGGGTGGCAGCATCGGCATCGACGCCGTGGCCAAGGCCGCGCCGGACGGCTACACGCTGGGCTTTGCCTCGACCAGCCCGCTCACGCTCAACCCGCACGTGGGCCGCGTCAACTACGATCCGCAGCGCGACATCGCGCCGGTCATGAGCGTGATGTACTCGCCGGTGCTGGTGATCGCCACGTCGAGCTTTGGCGGCAAGTCGTTCCAGGACCTGCTGGCGCAAGCCAAGGCCAAGCCGGGCTCGGTGCGCTGGGCCACGTCGGGCCTGGGCACGGTTGGCCATGTCATGCTGGAACAGGTCAGGTCGAAGGCCAAGGCCGACCTGACCCTGATCCCCTACAAAGGCGCGGGCCAGCAGATGAACGACGCGCTCGGCGGGCAGTTCGAAGTGATGAGCACCAACGCCAGCCCCATGCTGACCCAGCACATGCAGGCCGGCCGGCTGCGCGCGCTGGCGGTGGGCGCACCCAAGCGCATCGCGTCGCTGCCCAATGTGCCGACCTTTGCCGAGCTGGGCTACCCCAAGGCCAACCTCACCTCCACCTTCGGCATCTTCGCGCCGGCGCACACGCCCGTGGCCATCATCACCAGGCTGAATGCCGAACTGAACAAGGCCCTGCAAGAGCCGGAGGTGCGCGAGCGCCTGCTCAAGGGCGGCGAAGTCCCCACCGGCGGTACTGCCGCGCAGTTCGCCAAGGCCATCCATGCGGAATACGACGACAACGCCCGCATCGTGAAGGAAGCGGGCATCAAGGCGGACTGA
- the minE gene encoding cell division topological specificity factor MinE, with translation MSILSFLLGEKKKSASVAKERLQIILAHERTGHSAPADYLPALQRELVAVISKYVKISDQDLRVSLERQDNLEVLEVKIEIPQG, from the coding sequence ATGTCGATTCTGTCCTTCCTGCTCGGCGAGAAGAAGAAGTCCGCCTCGGTTGCCAAGGAGCGGCTGCAGATCATCCTCGCCCATGAACGCACCGGCCATTCCGCGCCGGCCGATTACCTTCCTGCCTTGCAGCGCGAGCTGGTCGCGGTGATTTCCAAATACGTAAAGATCAGCGACCAGGATCTGCGCGTGAGCCTGGAGCGCCAGGACAATCTCGAGGTGCTCGAGGTCAAGATCGAGATCCCACAGGGATAA
- a CDS encoding response regulator transcription factor — protein MKIASLEDEPAEAALIRQILGEAGHACTTFTRSRDLLRQLREENFDLLLLDWQMPDLSGKEVLTWVRANLDRRVPVMFLTCRVEEEDIVDGFATGADDYMLKPVRRGELLARTRSLLRRAYPDPGSGGAQVALADYVIDCAARTVAHRARPLRLTPKEFDLVVLLFRNEGRIVSRDHIVAAVWGREISPLSRTIDTHMSRVRSKLALHPEHGLRLLPVYTHGYRLELTGAAP, from the coding sequence ATGAAGATCGCATCACTGGAAGATGAACCCGCCGAGGCGGCCCTGATCCGGCAGATTCTCGGCGAGGCCGGGCATGCCTGCACTACCTTCACGCGCAGCCGCGACCTGCTGCGGCAACTGCGCGAGGAGAACTTCGACCTGCTGCTGCTCGACTGGCAGATGCCGGATCTCTCCGGCAAGGAGGTGCTGACCTGGGTGCGCGCCAACCTGGACCGGCGCGTACCCGTGATGTTCCTGACCTGCCGCGTGGAGGAGGAAGACATCGTCGATGGCTTCGCCACTGGCGCCGACGACTACATGCTCAAGCCGGTGCGTCGCGGCGAGCTGCTGGCGCGCACCCGTTCGCTGCTGCGCCGCGCCTATCCGGACCCGGGCAGCGGCGGCGCGCAGGTCGCGCTGGCCGACTACGTCATCGACTGCGCCGCGCGCACGGTGGCGCATCGCGCCCGGCCGCTCAGGCTGACGCCCAAGGAGTTCGACCTGGTCGTGCTGCTGTTTCGCAACGAAGGGCGCATCGTGTCGCGCGACCATATCGTGGCGGCGGTCTGGGGGCGCGAGATCTCGCCGCTGTCGCGCACCATCGATACGCATATGTCGCGTGTGCGCAGCAAGCTTGCCCTGCATCCGGAGCACGGGCTGCGGCTGCTGCCCGTCTACACGCATGGCTACCGTCTCGAGCTCACCGGCGCGGCGCCATGA
- the minD gene encoding septum site-determining protein MinD, with protein sequence MAKIIVVTSGKGGVGKTTTSASFSAGLALRGHKTAVIDFDVGLRNLDLIMGCERRVVYDLVNVVQGEANLNQALIKDKKCENLFILPASQTRDKDALTKEGVEKVINGLVDMGFEYIVCDSPAGIESGALLAMYFADEALVVTNPEVSSVRDSDRILGILSSKTKRAAEGGDPIKEHLLITRYNPKRVHGGEMLSLTDIQEILRIKLIGVVPESEAVLHASNQGTPAIHLEGSDVADAYGDLVDRFLGKDKPMRFTDYQKPGLLSRIFGNK encoded by the coding sequence ATGGCAAAAATCATCGTTGTGACCTCCGGCAAGGGAGGCGTAGGCAAGACCACCACCAGCGCCAGCTTTTCCGCCGGCCTGGCCCTGCGTGGCCACAAGACTGCCGTGATCGACTTCGACGTCGGCCTGCGCAACCTCGACCTGATCATGGGTTGCGAGCGCCGCGTGGTGTACGACCTGGTCAACGTGGTACAGGGCGAAGCCAACCTGAACCAGGCGCTGATCAAGGACAAGAAGTGCGAAAACCTGTTCATCCTGCCGGCCTCGCAGACGCGCGATAAAGACGCACTCACCAAGGAAGGCGTGGAGAAGGTCATCAATGGCCTGGTCGACATGGGCTTCGAGTACATCGTCTGCGACTCGCCCGCGGGCATCGAGTCCGGCGCCCTGCTGGCCATGTACTTCGCCGACGAGGCCCTGGTCGTGACCAACCCCGAGGTGTCCTCGGTGCGCGATTCGGACCGCATCCTGGGCATTCTGTCGTCCAAGACCAAGCGCGCTGCCGAAGGCGGCGACCCGATCAAGGAACACCTGCTGATCACGCGCTACAACCCCAAGCGCGTGCACGGCGGCGAAATGCTGTCGCTCACCGATATCCAGGAAATCCTGCGCATCAAGCTGATCGGCGTGGTGCCGGAATCCGAGGCCGTGCTGCACGCATCCAACCAGGGCACGCCGGCCATCCACCTGGAAGGCTCGGACGTGGCTGACGCCTATGGCGACCTGGTGGACCGCTTCCTCGGCAAGGACAAGCCGATGCGTTTCACCGACTACCAGAAGCCGGGGCTGCTTTCGCGCATCTTCGGCAACAAGTAA
- the minC gene encoding septum site-determining protein MinC: MSQKKSPRFELRSGNVDALLLALKTTDIAALRDDLLSRFESTPDFFSNDVVALDLRRLESDDQVALDSVIETLAQLKARAIGVVAREAQRGWAESFGLPLLDSQSRRGGRDETPPAEPAGPSPAEALADAQAAAQAEAKAAATEVEAAAAAAVAQAAARSVPTMLIDKPLRSGQQIYAAGDVVILDLVSYGAEVIAEGNIHIYAPLRGRALAGVKGYAQARIFCTCLEPELLSIAGIYRTAELPLPADVLGKSAQVRLSGEKLILEPLRMK, from the coding sequence ATGTCCCAGAAGAAATCGCCACGCTTCGAGCTGCGCAGTGGCAATGTCGACGCCCTCCTCCTCGCTCTCAAGACCACGGACATCGCAGCGCTGCGTGACGATCTCCTGTCCCGCTTCGAATCGACCCCCGATTTCTTCTCCAACGATGTGGTGGCGCTGGACCTGCGCCGGCTGGAAAGCGACGACCAGGTGGCCCTGGACTCGGTGATCGAGACCCTGGCCCAGCTCAAGGCCCGCGCTATCGGCGTGGTGGCCCGCGAGGCGCAGCGGGGCTGGGCCGAGTCGTTTGGCCTGCCGCTGCTCGACAGCCAGAGCCGGCGCGGCGGCCGGGACGAAACCCCGCCGGCCGAGCCGGCAGGCCCTTCTCCGGCCGAAGCGCTGGCCGACGCCCAGGCTGCGGCCCAGGCTGAGGCAAAGGCTGCGGCCACCGAAGTGGAAGCCGCCGCCGCGGCCGCCGTCGCGCAAGCCGCGGCGCGCAGCGTGCCCACCATGCTGATCGACAAGCCGCTGCGCTCCGGCCAGCAGATCTACGCCGCCGGCGACGTGGTGATCCTCGACCTGGTCAGCTACGGCGCCGAGGTCATCGCCGAAGGCAATATCCATATTTATGCCCCGCTGCGCGGCCGCGCGCTGGCGGGGGTCAAGGGCTACGCGCAGGCGCGCATCTTCTGCACCTGCCTGGAGCCCGAACTGCTCTCCATCGCCGGCATCTACCGCACCGCCGAACTGCCGCTGCCCGCCGATGTGCTGGGCAAATCGGCCCAGGTGCGGCTGTCCGGGGAGAAACTGATTCTCGAACCGCTCCGGATGAAGTAA
- a CDS encoding HAMP domain-containing histidine kinase — translation MTAWLRCEILRWVAGLRAVARCLEHLALRMGAGTEEGGQDMTAGMAAIRAMPPAGGAVDAAACDSAALASWQTAMRALSHDLRSPQSAILALAQLPRDVPCACAHAAFVAQAAGYAQASLRLTDDIARLLRELAHGYRMEILELTALVRASADTLCLPAGRTPELDPAGRKAWIRGDAAMLSEALRVLMALAMMSAAGSTPPRVRQWLDGRLCRISIAFAPDPDPGPDAQAWRAARAGTPAMQFCRRVLLRHGGALDADRAADAKAGTQAGVVSDGGVTWHLHLPMLP, via the coding sequence ATGACGGCGTGGCTGCGTTGTGAAATCCTGCGCTGGGTAGCGGGCCTGCGTGCTGTCGCGCGTTGCCTGGAGCATCTCGCCCTCAGGATGGGAGCGGGCACGGAAGAGGGCGGGCAAGACATGACTGCAGGCATGGCCGCCATCCGCGCGATGCCGCCTGCCGGCGGCGCCGTCGATGCGGCGGCCTGCGACAGCGCGGCGCTGGCATCCTGGCAAACTGCCATGCGGGCGTTGTCGCACGATTTGCGTTCGCCGCAGAGTGCCATCCTGGCGCTGGCGCAATTGCCCCGGGACGTGCCGTGCGCATGCGCGCACGCGGCATTCGTGGCGCAGGCGGCGGGCTATGCGCAGGCGTCGCTGCGGCTCACCGACGACATCGCGCGGTTGTTGCGCGAGCTTGCCCACGGTTACCGCATGGAGATACTGGAGCTGACGGCGCTGGTGCGCGCGTCCGCAGACACGCTCTGCCTGCCTGCCGGGCGCACGCCCGAACTCGACCCGGCTGGCCGCAAGGCCTGGATACGGGGCGATGCCGCCATGCTGTCCGAAGCCCTGCGCGTGCTGATGGCGCTGGCCATGATGTCCGCGGCCGGGAGCACGCCGCCGCGGGTGCGCCAGTGGCTCGACGGCCGCCTCTGCCGGATTTCGATCGCATTTGCGCCCGACCCGGACCCCGGCCCTGATGCGCAGGCGTGGCGGGCCGCGCGTGCCGGGACGCCGGCGATGCAGTTTTGCCGCCGCGTGCTGTTGCGCCATGGCGGCGCGCTCGATGCGGATCGCGCCGCGGATGCCAAAGCCGGAACGCAAGCCGGCGTTGTGTCCGACGGCGGCGTCACCTGGCATCTGCACTTGCCCATGCTGCCCTGA
- the kdpF gene encoding K(+)-transporting ATPase subunit F, whose product MDWADLLGGVLAVAVFIYLLIALFRPEKF is encoded by the coding sequence ATGGACTGGGCTGACCTGCTGGGCGGCGTGCTCGCCGTTGCTGTCTTTATCTACCTCCTGATCGCCCTGTTCCGGCCGGAGAAATTCTGA
- a CDS encoding M20/M25/M40 family metallo-hydrolase: MRLNFSPRASALAHRCSPSLKAAATLAALLCAAAAQAAPVEPAYQLSQQEKPALIATLKDLVSIESGSKDIEGLDRIAALIRDRLAAMGGDAQLIEPTEVYRMEDTPKQVGKMVMAQFKGTGKRNIMLIGHMDTVYLRGMLAQQPFRIDGERAYGLGIADDKNGVAVILHTVAILQKMGFKDYGTLTVLINGDEEISSPGARAMLTRMGSQQDAVFSCEATRVTGDRLSLATSGIGAISLTVHGKASHAGSSPENGRNALYELSHQILQMRDLSNHETGLKVNWTISSAGTNRNVIPATATAQADVRVLRTADYDNLERTLQERVKKQLIPETKVEVRFERRRPPLEVTDAARKLAAHAQGVYAEIGEKLAVYDTAEGGGTDAAFAAAATKAPVIERFGLRGFGAHSNDAEYVDLNSVTPRLYLLTRMIMDVSQDKTGR; the protein is encoded by the coding sequence ATGCGCTTGAACTTTAGCCCGCGCGCCAGCGCGCTTGCCCATCGCTGCAGTCCATCCTTGAAAGCGGCGGCCACGCTCGCCGCCCTGCTCTGCGCCGCTGCCGCGCAAGCGGCGCCGGTGGAGCCCGCCTACCAGCTGTCCCAGCAAGAAAAGCCAGCGCTCATCGCCACCCTCAAGGACCTGGTCTCGATCGAGTCCGGCAGCAAGGACATCGAAGGGCTGGACCGCATCGCCGCGCTGATCCGCGACCGGCTGGCCGCGATGGGCGGCGACGCGCAGTTGATCGAGCCTACCGAGGTCTACCGCATGGAAGACACGCCCAAGCAAGTGGGCAAGATGGTGATGGCGCAGTTCAAGGGCACGGGCAAGCGCAACATCATGCTGATCGGCCATATGGATACGGTCTACCTGCGCGGCATGCTGGCGCAGCAGCCGTTTCGCATCGACGGCGAGCGCGCCTACGGCCTGGGCATCGCCGACGACAAGAACGGCGTGGCGGTGATCCTGCATACGGTGGCCATCCTGCAGAAAATGGGCTTCAAGGACTACGGCACACTGACCGTGCTGATCAACGGCGACGAGGAAATCAGCTCGCCGGGCGCGCGCGCCATGCTGACCAGGATGGGCAGCCAGCAAGACGCGGTGTTCTCCTGCGAAGCCACGCGCGTGACCGGCGACCGCTTGTCGCTGGCCACCAGCGGCATCGGCGCCATCTCGCTGACCGTGCACGGCAAGGCGTCGCACGCCGGCAGCTCTCCCGAGAACGGCCGCAACGCGCTGTATGAACTCTCGCACCAGATCCTGCAGATGCGCGACCTGTCCAACCACGAGACCGGGCTCAAGGTGAACTGGACGATCTCCTCGGCCGGCACCAACCGCAACGTGATCCCGGCCACCGCCACGGCCCAGGCCGACGTGCGCGTGCTGCGCACCGCCGACTACGACAACCTGGAGCGCACGCTGCAGGAACGCGTGAAGAAGCAGCTGATTCCCGAGACCAAGGTCGAGGTCAGATTCGAACGTCGCCGCCCGCCGCTGGAAGTCACCGACGCCGCGCGCAAGCTGGCCGCGCACGCGCAAGGCGTGTATGCGGAGATCGGCGAGAAGCTGGCCGTGTACGACACCGCCGAAGGCGGCGGCACCGATGCGGCCTTTGCCGCGGCCGCCACCAAGGCGCCTGTGATCGAGCGCTTTGGCCTGCGCGGCTTTGGCGCGCACTCCAACGATGCGGAATACGTCGACCTCAACTCGGTCACGCCGCGCCTGTACCTGCTCACGCGCATGATCATGGACGTGTCGCAGGACAAGACCGGCCGCTGA